One Primulina eburnea isolate SZY01 chromosome 4, ASM2296580v1, whole genome shotgun sequence genomic window, AGTCGGCCTCCGTATTTATTGCAACTCCTTTATTTTCTATAAATCACTTTATTTCTTCATCTCTGGCACTCTCAGATCTGTCGGCCTATATCTTCTTTCGTTCCCCGTTTTCATCACATTGTAGGAAGAATACTGGTACCTTTTCTTGTTCAGCCAATTTTTTAAAAGATTGTTATCCTTGATTTTACGTTACATATACTTTTCTCATCACATTTTTACATCTGGGTTCAGAGATACACAAGATTGGAGCTTTCTGAAGTTCAGAGAGGGAGGGTTTTTTAAGGTTTCGTGAATCGGGGTGAAGATGGATACATCAACGGTTTTGATAATTTCAGCATTTGTAGCAGCATATTTTGTGTGGTTCAGATCAATCACGAGGACTTTAAGAGGATCCAATGGCCCGAGAGTTTGGCCCGTGTTGGGGAGTCTCCCGGGCTTAATCCAGAACAGCAACAGAATGCATGAATGGATCGCCGGGAATCTTCGGGCCTGTGGCGGCACATATCAGACTTGTATATGCGCAATTCCATATTTGGGCCGGAAACAAGGCCTCGTGACGGTCACGTGCGACCCGAAGAATTTAGAGCACATTTTGAAGGTTAGGTTTGATAATTACCCCAAGGGGCCCACGTGGCAAGCTGTTTTCCATGATTTACTTGGGCAAGGCATCTTCAATTCTGACGGTGACACGTGGCTCTTCCAACGTAAGACTGCCGCACTGGAATTCACTACCCGGACACTTAGGCAAGCCATGGCTCGATGGGTGAGTCGAGCGATCAAGAATAGGTTTTGCCCCATTCTGGAGACGGCTCAGCGTTCGGGCGAGTCTGTTGATCTCCAGGACCTGCTGTTACGGCTCACTTTTGACAACATATGCGGCTTGACTTTTGGGAAGGACCCGCAGACCTTGTCTCCGGGGCTACCGGAGAACAGCTTCGCGTCGGCTTTTGATCGAGCCACTGAAGCTACTTTGCAACGCTTTATCCTGCCGGAGTTTGTTTGGAAATTGAAAAAATGGGTCCGGCTAGGAATGGAAACCAGCCTGAGCCGGTGTTTAGGACACGTGGACGATTACTTGACCCAAGTCATCAACACTCGCAAGCTCGAATTGATGAGTCAACAAATCGGTGGGTCCCCACATGATGACTTATtatccaggttcatgaagaaaaaAGAGTCTTACACCGATGAATTCCTAAGAAACGTGGCACTCAATTTTATCCTAGCTGGACGCGACACGTCATCTGTGGCGCTGAGCTGGTTTTTCTGGCTGGTGACTTCCAGCCCACGAGTGGAAGAGAAAATCTTGATTGAACTGAGCTCCGTATTAATGGAAACTCGTGGTAGTGATATTTCGAAATGGGTTGAAGATCCCCTAGTGTTTGAAGAAGTTGACCGATTGATATACCTTAAGGCGGCGTTATCCGAGACACTTAGGCTGTACCCTTCAGTGCCGGAAGACTCTAAGCACGTTGTGGCAGATGACATATTGCCGGATGGAACGTTCGTCCCTGCAGGCTCGAGTATTACCTACTCCATTTACTCGGCGGGCCGAATGAAGTTTATTTGGGGAGACGATTGCCTCGAATTCAAACCAGAAAGATGGTTGTCCGAGGATGGCAAGAAATTCCAACCCAAGGATCAATTTCAATTCGTGGCGTTTAATGCGGGACCAAGGATTTGTCTAGGGAAGGATTTGGCTTATTTGCAGATGAAGTCGATCGCAGCGGCCGTGCTGCTCCGCCACCAGCTCAAGGTGGCACCGGGGCACAAGGTGGACCAAAAGATGTCCTTGACATTGTTCATGAAGGATGGCTTGAAGGTGAATGTGTATCCCAGAGACATGGCTCCAATGCTCGGCAAAATCAGCAAAGATTGTCTCAAAATGGAGGAGCCCCTCGCTAATGGTACTTCTCATACCCATTTGGATACTATTAATGGGGTTGATTAAAGCAATCGGGATGACAAATTTGTGAATACAATGCATGACAAAAATGTTTTATACAATGATAGATACCTTAAAACCCAATTAATAATTAGGTTTTTAAATATTACTCGAGTTGCCTCCCGACAAAAAGCAAAATATGATTCATATGTCTACTTTCTATAGTTTTTACCTTCCTAAAATAATACCATTTtgtattatttcaaaatatttgctCGATATTCGTCAAGTTCCTAACATATAATCAGTCGATATTTGTCGTATACTGATAGAAGAATATATGTTGGAACACACATGACCATATGGGCTCTTTGTATTGATTAATTCGAGATGGGAAATAAAATGTCTATGTATTCGGTGccattttatgaaattttggttttaaatatttgattcaAGTATCATATCCATTAAAATTTTGGAAGGATGTGGGAAAATGAAATCGTAGTATATTGTTTGTTGTTTTATAAAAAACGATAGCTAATGGTAATTGTGCAACTTGAGCATTACATTTCGATTTTTATACAAATTATCCAACAATCTCTCTCTTAATAATTGCGTTCTTTGCAAtcaataacaatggaatatgtgACATTGGCTCGGATATCAAAGAACCGAGCTCTTACTGttttatcaaaagttataaTTAGTGATAATGGTTtgactcaaatcttttaagtcgTCTATCAGCTCAAGTTGCAAGTTTCGATTGCTCTACTTAACAGAGATAATTTGTGATAAAACGTAGGGATATTATTTGAGAAGAGATGACTAAACCAACTTATGAAGTTAATCTATGGTTTGTTAATTATTTGGTGTTTTAGTTGTACTGGAACCAGGGGGCATGCAATACTTGCAATTTATGCACAAACAATCGAatttcatgatttatatttcaagtaatatttataAATCATACATAGCAGTGATTTCTGGAATAAACCGAAGAACAATAACACAAATTCGCTTTTATCTTCATAAAAGGATTCTTTTCACGGATTGTGGCTATAACTAGTGATTCTTTAGATTatgtattaattattaattagattaataacAGTAAAAATTTAAGGTTGGACAAAATAGGGTGTTCTAGGACCTGAGTTATGTATGAAATAAATTTCTTTAAGACAGTCTCATGTCAAATctgttcatatttataataaaaaatagtaattttgctataaaaaataatattttttcataagtgACTCAATAGAAgatatatttcataaaattgattcatgaaaccgtctcacaagtaTTTTTGTATTATCTTAAGTAGCACTATAAAAAGTCTTTGAGGCAAAACTGTAGTGCGTATAAAAAAAACATGGGATGAGGAAAATATATATCATGACTATTACTTAACTCTTAAGGCTCCGTTTGGTACGTGTGATAGGATAAataaatgattaataattagagtgattaaaaaatgagatatatAGATTAGTAGTATGATGGAATAAATAACAtggtgtttggtatgattttaaattgatggattaatttgtaaattttattgtaatgaccaaaatgccgcaaatactaattaaatatatattcttaattagatagataattaaatatttataattataatttacatttattaaaattaatttaaatcattaaaaaaaacaaattagaattgaaaaaatatttattttcataaaaaaattaattaacaagattacaaatttataaaaatttaatttaagatagatttgcattataatttttttttaaaatgattgaaaataattaaaatatatgaattaatttataaaaaaatataataaaaatttaaatattatattaattattaaattttcactaattttaatttttatattatattgaagaaaacaattcaaatgtattatgGATAATATAAAATCTTATCATGATCACTgttcaaaaattattaattatccaATCCTTTGAGGAGGAATATttagtcactcaattaacatgaataatGTGGGCTTTCAATCATAATCAAGGGCCTATAGATTAATAAAAAAACGAACCAAACACGAGATAAGGGAATGATTAATTCCCTTATAATCATTCCCTTAATTCCCTTATTTATAATCATTCCCTTATCATGGCTACCAAACATAACCTTAGTATTCCATTTCATTATATTTAGTCTCTGATTAATAATACCCcaccaaaataattttttctcaGAAAAATAATATCTTCTATCGTATTTAGTAGTATATTATTGTATCAAAAGCATTCCCCATTACCATCAGAAATTTATAATACGTAATGGAAATTAATTTTAGCCAAAAgccaaatttaaatattttatatcgtTAATTATATCCGTGGACTTGATTTGTGCTGACTCAAAATGTTGATCAATTTCGTATAcaaatattgtttatttaataaaaaaatattattgaaaaaatttgtgtgagacggtctcacgagtcgtattttgttagacagatctcttatttgggtcatctatgaaagattattactttatatgctaagagtattactttttattgtgaatatcggtagggatgacccatctcacagataaaaattcgtgagaccgtcttacaaaagATATACTCAGATATTATTTCCGACCCTAAACCAATGCACATGCAGCAAGTGAAGAAAAAAAAGAGTTTATTCAATCTTTGAGAAACTTTTGTTGCCATCAATAAAACCTCAAAGTCATTATTTGATTCCTGCAAGTTACGAAGACATGTGGCCAACTCATATATCCGATCGTTTTAGATTACCAGGAAAAAAGACTATGCGTGtggaaaaatattgttttgGTAAAAATTAATTATCTGAATAAATTAATGTTACAGCTATCTTTTATTTATTTCGTTTAGAGATTAATATGACAAATATAGCTGTATATAAGCATTaacatattaaattttattatatcagacatatatatattatatgtttaaaAACAAGTACTTATTTTAGTTTCTCTTTTATTATCCTAATAACTTGATAAACTTTATGCATATGTACacttatttgaaaaatatttcatttttcagTTATAAATTTTCAAagcgaaaaatataaaatttatatataaatattaaaatatatatcattattttaataaatatcttCAGACATCTCTTGTTATCTCCGAAGAAATATATGATGTTTTCTCATTTTTGTCCTATCTTGATAAtttagttttttaaaataaatatctaaATAAGTTTTTAgctttttttgtaaaatatatataatgaaaGACAAAGTTTGCTAttcataataaatattataattataataagtataatataattttagatATTCCGTAAACTCTATCTAGTAGATTAGTTAATATGAAATATTTAgtgaagtattatttttattttaaataatattaatataaggGGAATTTGTCAAAAACTCCCTATTTCCATTCTCAACCTCCTCTTAACTCCCTACCCCATTAAAACTGTGTTTCAACTCCCCATATCCCTCAAATTTCCAAGTTTGCccttatatatttatttcaaataattgatttcttttttGTAGTAAaaggcccatcatgcttccgtaaaataaattgaatcttttacctttttgactagagtaccaccgggttatatccaccgtttTTTACGAACTGttcctcacagtccaaccacacgatcgcaaccgatggttactgacgtagattccttcagcaatacttagcacagctctaattcgtttcctaccttagagcgtacagcaaaagatcaaattttgaaaaataatacatgagaggggctaagagccaagatctcttttattcaaacacaaacatttatttattacatagtaacctcctgtagaggaggagaaacttgtttagctacttatcgtagctgaactcttaacacacataaaacttgaaagaaaatattacaaccttgtatgaaagaaatggagaaaatatttgatgatcttcacttccttcttcctgccttatttatagaaggctccttcggatttgaacttcggatttcaaatcttcatcagcctttacagcttgcattgGGGACCATTTGGTGGTTGAGGGGTCcctgtctagattattaatcttgacATCCACTTCTCATCCTCCTTTATCTCTTTTAGATACCATTGACGATGAGTTTCCAGGATATCGGCAgtaatttcatcttttttataCTCTTTGTAATGATTTACTAATCATTTCAGTGCTTCTGCCTCTTTCCTCTTGTATGTTAttcttcttttcaaaactttcaaatatacacgatacatttttaagttttgattctggtgtgttaactggtttcctttctgtccttatttatggatgaattttcgggaccagttaatttacttttattcattggattccttttagattggtatccaatgcttgctgagtcatccaccatttgttattggtggtctatttgtcctttaccactaattagtggttgtcttgtttctaccactcacatggtagtggtcctgcttttgtaatggagggtcacatgtcccttttaattttgtcgaggaatcttcggCTTTCGACTTCCTCGAGGAAATCGTGAATGTGGTCCATCCCCACTTGTACTGGTATTggtaaagtgtttccgatcagatctcggcttgaatcctttaccaaattccggttccttctggttttggcattctggacagatgttttcagaccatcttcctacatgtgccatattacagaatttccgacgagtttctttacttgccggcagcttgctattccacaaaagatttcttttcttttcaaatagatcttctgcaaaacttgttgtttttcctgtcatggtatttaacaggaatgatccgttcactgaatgattgtagaatttgaacggaaacttgactttgtccatctcagtgagacagacccaaataccccaagctcttctggtagaaatgttgtcttcagttattgaagacaccaggggtgtttcttctgtcggagggtccttgataaatttctggacattcaaatctggcctccttagcttgatgaaatgaaaggcttcgtgagaatcttttcctgctggttctggtgctgtacTAAAAAAGTATAGCTCCAGAACATCTCccctggacaaataatcattgtttgcccaagtctcgtgaacagcttcctggatccattttggtagacctgaaatttctggaaagctgggtgatgtagtataaactgaggcaagagccccaaattcataccatgctttaacttcctttggatatgaattttgtttcatccatacccttggatattttcctgaaacgtCAACCCTGCTTGTGGCTGGGTTAATGTTAATtcgtgtttttaatttctcccaattctgctgataaacctgaaatggagaaattatactttcattagtatcaaccttagttttgcctttgtcaatacgaggcctaaggttaatctctccctcttcaatccccgaggtgaagggttgacttgaagactcaagataaggatcaggagtgtCAATTTTTGTTTCGGCCGACTCATCTgatgatgatcccgacttaacacttgtgcaaggggtatttgaatcccccgctacaggtatagagtcctgtactcgaaaactctccatttgagaaaccagtggtctctcaatgccctggaggataggcctttgcgttacagaccataactgagtatatgcctgtaaacatcctgtaattcgatcagagacaattctcttatcagcttgttgtagccttcccgcaacttctgcgttaacagctaacttgttgaactcggtttgaagcatttcaaggtgttccctcaaatgcctctgcatcttgataatagcatcaatgtcaatgctgtccatctcttgttaaaaaatctgcaagaatattttcatgagattttattatcataatatcaaaaatataattttgacataaagcttgccatcgtaataatctagccttctccggtttagactcaattctattccttaaaaaggctttaacttgagtgttatcaactttcaaagtgaatttctttgcaagtaaaaataacggccatttttcaaaagccctttttactgcataaaattccttttcgttgatatgccatcttatggcttctgcgtctgagaataacccactacaatatctgcatggttgttctccatctggtgtgagctttgttaatactgcagcccaccaatgatcactggcatcggtatataataccagatcatcttcgtcttgaggaatagccatctttggaagatttttgcaaaccttctttaaatggataagtccttttgtgtgatcgtctgtccatataaatctagcatcttttttcaacaatggactgaacaccttcctgtgttttgctaggtttttaataaacatcccagcaaaattaacaactcctaaaaaactttgaagttgcttcttaTCTTTGAGAttctctggaaaattctgcaccttttctactatgtggttttgcagaattattcctgattcatcgatttcaattccgaggaattcaatctttcttgtagcaatgactgctttcttttcagataaaaccggaccttctttcttgcaaacattagagaaaatctccaaatgtttaacatgttcattcatatttttggatgctattaaaacatcgtcgatgtaaacaaacataaacttgaaataatctttgaaaagattatccatctttctttgaaatatctggggtgagttagccaatcccattggtaatacttcccaaatataatgtccttgaggtgtggagaaagctgtgaatttcttgctttcttcctgcattcgaatctgatagaatccagacttgcaatcaaatttagagaatatcttggcattgcgaatgcaactaatcaagtgttctctactaggtataaaatacccatcaaactccataatcttattaatttcttgataattaataaccaatctgggttttcctcgtttaatttcaccatgatttcttaccagaaaacctggactgctatatggtgacatccctgctttgattaatccaaggtccaaatgttccttgattataatctgcatatccctctgatcattgatgttcattgggataggtttacaacggacaaattcatactctttgccttccttgattttaaggcaagccctgagttgatttctgtcccaccatgccaaaggatcttcgttataattttctttgatccttttcttgacatcttccagtgataccttagattcaaactctacttcatttgtatgtagagttatcttaaggcattctatatcttttggttggagttccttatctgctcttaactgaagcattgtttctccaaaccgtcttgaatccttcatttttgggttcagaagttttcctgaatcaccacgcttgttgcgaaactggattggcaattttctgtaaaatgcctccctaagtctctggactatgattttgtgagcacatggtgttgtgaacactaatcttctagtctcattttcttgtgtataggacttgaacatttgtaggaaattatttcctaacaatatgtcagctcctgtatcatgaaaataaattggtggtgtctttaccttgtaccaaggtgtttgtccagcaccgccaatcatgatttcagtcatcttaatccctttacataagattaagattcttctggaaaaatctcttccagcaatcttgggtaactcttcttccaaattatttggaaaaactcctcgttttgctgtacatattccagcacctgaatcaatatatgcagcaaattattctgccttatattgttcatacaacattcctactggaatgtatatggagaatggacttgtggtcattggattttccacattttatcttctgccataaactccattccatattctagtcgtttccaaggtttatgttcctcgagaaactctagcccAAGAATCAATCGTTCTGATTCTTTTCctggaattccttgaatatgaacctccaattctccgatattaatcagtccttggtaagttcctatcatcggttgttccaaatagtatattgaattacaaggaaattgattcctttgttttgtaatgtcaaatactatttctacttccttccaaccttctgggcatctgagctttcctattgtagaaaaacttttcagctcctgttgggtttctatgacaggctttttatcccatctgtaacttgtaattctatctccttgaaaagatagtcttcttggttccagtctaagactttgattcctctgtagaatcggtttgtcttggatctggatatctgtttcctgtattaaaggaaactcaattctttctggataaattgcctgcgcaacttttccaaatatctcagggatttcaataaactcgtttctaataaacaattcagaatgatgtgtattagatagagcatatgaaatctgataggtaatagaatatggtctattgccttctttcatcaaccttttttccttgaagttctgatgtaatgtcaaggctcggctgaagtCTCGATccgccaggttgtaggctatccttggatagattactcctacaatttttcctgcacagaggtttcctgagattgttcccagtactgaatcttgtagattccccattcttttatcgcatatggcgatatcaattggtgaatctatcccttctttgaaagtagcctttatcataatctggattgctcctatatgaatccaggacatagtccttgctacttctatcttgagtttttgtaattcctcctttatttcttcggaaggaattaactgcatctccattctatttcctgtaagttccattgggatagccatttcccttctagaaactttatagattagatgatgctttctgcttcttaggccaagacttcctaagaacttttctacctgtcctgcagagaaaccttggtatctctgtagacttggattttctctcatgattctttgaaccatgttatgagatattgttgtctggctaaaaaacccagacaaatcttcatgtgtttcgtgtcgaaacacctcgtctttagtcagattccgattctgttccatcagattcttcctgacttaagacttcctcttcttcatatatactctcatctgaggcaatatcctcaaatcggtatacttgaatgagatcttggtaataaactgcatcttctatatccggagtaggatcgaagcgtttaatacctcttttctcattttctgg contains:
- the LOC140831209 gene encoding cytochrome P450 86A22-like, whose product is MDTSTVLIISAFVAAYFVWFRSITRTLRGSNGPRVWPVLGSLPGLIQNSNRMHEWIAGNLRACGGTYQTCICAIPYLGRKQGLVTVTCDPKNLEHILKVRFDNYPKGPTWQAVFHDLLGQGIFNSDGDTWLFQRKTAALEFTTRTLRQAMARWVSRAIKNRFCPILETAQRSGESVDLQDLLLRLTFDNICGLTFGKDPQTLSPGLPENSFASAFDRATEATLQRFILPEFVWKLKKWVRLGMETSLSRCLGHVDDYLTQVINTRKLELMSQQIGGSPHDDLLSRFMKKKESYTDEFLRNVALNFILAGRDTSSVALSWFFWLVTSSPRVEEKILIELSSVLMETRGSDISKWVEDPLVFEEVDRLIYLKAALSETLRLYPSVPEDSKHVVADDILPDGTFVPAGSSITYSIYSAGRMKFIWGDDCLEFKPERWLSEDGKKFQPKDQFQFVAFNAGPRICLGKDLAYLQMKSIAAAVLLRHQLKVAPGHKVDQKMSLTLFMKDGLKVNVYPRDMAPMLGKISKDCLKMEEPLANGTSHTHLDTINGVD